CAAGGAGAGCTGAAAGAAACTATCGAAAAAGACCAGATTGGGTTTTATTATCCCCCTAATAATGTTGATGCCCTTGTAAATTGTATTATAAATCTGTATAACAATCCTGAAATTTACAAAAACATGTCAGAGAATGCCAAAAGGGTTTTTGATGAGTTGTTTGATGCAGATAAAATATATACAGAGTATGCGGAGCACATTGAAAAAGTAGCGATTGAATATAGAAAAAGGGGATAGTGGGTAGGGTAAAAGAGATATTCTAAACTAAAGAGGTAATAATTAGTGAAGCGGTTATTTGATATAGTTTTTTCGTTAATTGGTTTAATTTTCCTTTTTCCGTGCTTTGGAATAATATCCTTTTTAATAAAAAAGGAAGATAGAGGTCCTGTATTTTATCGGGGACTGAGGGTTGGGATATGTGGAATACCTTTCAGAATTTTTAAGTTCAGAACAATGGTAATTAATGCAGATAAAATTGGAGGTCTTTCAACCGCAGATGATGACCCAAGGATTACAAAAATTGGCAAAAGACTCAGGAAATATAAACTTGATGAGTTACCACAATTAATAAATGTGCTAAAAGGTGATATAAGTTTTGTGGGACCAAGGCCAGAAGTTCAACATTATGTTAATATGTTCACCGAGGAAGAAAAGGCTATTCTAAGTATCCGTCCAGGGATCACAGATTGGGCTTGTCTTTGGAATTCAGATGAAGGGGCAATTCTCTCAGGAAGCCCTGACCCTGAAAAAACTTATATGGAAAAGATTCGTCCAACAAAGCTCAAACTTCAATTAAAATATGTGAAAGAACAATCCTTGTGGACAGATTTAAAAATTATATATCTAACCATTATGACTATTCTAACAAGGAAGCAGGTGTGGAATTATGAGGAAGAAATATAATAAGAACTTTTTGGTAGGATTATATCGGACGATGATGAGGATACGGATATGTGAGGAGAGTTTAGTAGAACCTATTCTGAGGGGTGAGGTTAAATGCCCATGCCACCTTTATTCTGGGGAGGAAGCAATAGCCACAGGAGTTTGTGCGGCTTTAGATGAAAGTGATTATATCTTCGGAAGCCATCGTTCTCATGGCCATTATCTGGCTAAGGGAGGTAGTATGCCAGAACTTATAGCTGAGATTTACGGTAAGGAAACAGGTTGTTCAAAGGGTAGAGGTGGGTCGATGCATCTAATTGCTCCTGAAAAAGGTATGCTTGGGGCAGTGCCTATTGTAGGTGGGACTATCTCCATAGCTCTGGGTGCGGCATTGGCTTCAAAGATAAGGAAACAAAAGCGGGTAACCGTAAGTTTCTTTGGTGATGGAACAACTGGAGAAGGTGTGCTCTATGAATCTCTTAATTTTGCCTCCCTTAAAAAACTGCCCATTATTTTTGCCTGCGAAAACAACCTTTATTCAACCCATCTGCCAATTAGGGAATGCCGCTTACAAAATAATATTTTTAAAACGGGTGTGCCATTTGGTATTCCAGGGGACAGGGTGGATGGCAATAATGTTTTAAAGGTTTATGAATCAACTAAAGCGGCAGTTGAGATTTGCAAAAAAGGTAACGGCCCGGTATTCATTGAATTTTTAACTTATAGATTACGAGGACATGTTGGGCCTGATGATAATATTCATGGGATGCGGACAGATATCAGACCAAAGGAAGAAATAGAAAGATGGCAAAAAAAGGACCCTATTAAAAGATATGAAAGATTTCTTTTTAAAAATAAGATTTTGGTAAAGCAAGAGGTTGAAATGATTAGAAAAGAAGTAGAACAAGAGGTTAACAATAGCTTTGCCTTTGCTCTAAGCAGTTCATATCCAAAAGAAATGGAGTTAACAAAATATGTCTTTAAAGAATAGAAAATTGCAATACAGCTTAGCCATAAATGAGGCAATCCATCAGATGATGGAGATTGATGAATCTGTTTTTCTTATAGGCCAGGGGGTGAAAAGTCCATGGTATGTCGGAAATACCGCCAGAGGGCTTTTGGAGAGATTTGGAGATGAGCGGGTTATTGATACCCCGGTTTCTGAAAATGCCATAACAGGTGCCGCTGTTGGTGCCGCTATTGCCGGAATGAGACCAATAGTTGTTCATCCAAGAATGGATTTTATGATGTATGCTATGGACCCCATCATTAATGAATCAGCAAATTGGCATTATATGTTTGGTGGAAATTCAACAGTGCCTGTGGTGATATGGAGTATTATCAACCGGGGTGGAGAGCAGGCCGCACAACATTCCCAGTCATTACATACCCTTTGTGCTCATATCCCGGGGTTAAAGGTTGTTATGCCTGCAACACCTTATGATGTCAAGGGACTTATGATCGCCGCCATAAAAGATGATAATCCAGTTATCTATATAGATGATAGATGGCTATATAATTTAGAAGGTGATGTTCCTGAAGAAATCTATTCAGTACCTATTGGAAAGGGTATCATCTGCAAAAAGGGTAAGGATATTACTTTAGTATCTGTATCCTACATGGCAATTGAAGCCATAAAGGCGGCTGAATATCTTAAAAAAGAAGGAATTGATGTAGAAGTTATTGACCTTCGGTCTGTTAAACCTATTGATAAAGAACTTTTATTTGAATCTGTAAAAAAAACAGGTAGACTTATTATTGCTGATTGTGGTTGGAAGACATGTGGATTTGCGGCTGAGATATCGGCGATGGTGTGTGAAAATATCTTTGAGTATCTTAAGTCACCGATAGCCCGAATTACCTTACCTGATACTCCAGCTCCAGCAAGTTTTGCCTTAGAAAAGGTATATTATCCAAAGAGTGATAATATTATCGCCAAAATACAGGAGGTTCTCAAATGGGAAACCAAATAAGATTCGTCAATTACCCCAGACAATATCAACAACTGAAGTCAGAGTTTGACAGCGTCTTTGAAAGGATAATGTCAAATGGTGATTTTATTCTACGGCAGGATTTAGAGGAATTTGAACATAATATTGCCCAATATGTTGGGACTAAACATGCTATTGGTGTCAATACAGGAACTGATGCCTTGTATCTTTCTGCACATGCCTTAGATTTTGGTGCAGGAGATGAAATCATTACTGTCGCTCATACATTTGTAGCTACTATTGGTGCTATTGTTCAATGTGGTGCCACACCTATACTTGTAGATATTAAAGATGATTTTAATATAGATGTTGACCAGATTGAACCCGCTATTACCCCTAAGACAAAGGGGATAATTCCAGTTCACCTTAATGGACATTCATGCAATATGGATAGGATTATGCAATTAGCACAAAAATATAATCTTATGATTATTGAGGATGCCGCCCAGGCATTGGGTGCAAAATTCAAAGGCAAACGATGTGGCTCTTTTGGTCATACCAGCATATTTAGCTTTTATCCAGCCAAAATGTTAGGCACAGCAGGTGATGGAGGAATAATATGCACGGATGACGATAGATTGGCAAGAAAACTTAGGGCATTTCGAGATAACGGAAGGGTTGATACGGTTGAAGTGATAGAATGTTTTGGATGGTGCAGCCGTCTTGATAACCTACATGC
This window of the bacterium genome carries:
- a CDS encoding sugar transferase, with product MKRLFDIVFSLIGLIFLFPCFGIISFLIKKEDRGPVFYRGLRVGICGIPFRIFKFRTMVINADKIGGLSTADDDPRITKIGKRLRKYKLDELPQLINVLKGDISFVGPRPEVQHYVNMFTEEEKAILSIRPGITDWACLWNSDEGAILSGSPDPEKTYMEKIRPTKLKLQLKYVKEQSLWTDLKIIYLTIMTILTRKQVWNYEEEI
- a CDS encoding thiamine pyrophosphate-dependent dehydrogenase E1 component subunit alpha, yielding MRKKYNKNFLVGLYRTMMRIRICEESLVEPILRGEVKCPCHLYSGEEAIATGVCAALDESDYIFGSHRSHGHYLAKGGSMPELIAEIYGKETGCSKGRGGSMHLIAPEKGMLGAVPIVGGTISIALGAALASKIRKQKRVTVSFFGDGTTGEGVLYESLNFASLKKLPIIFACENNLYSTHLPIRECRLQNNIFKTGVPFGIPGDRVDGNNVLKVYESTKAAVEICKKGNGPVFIEFLTYRLRGHVGPDDNIHGMRTDIRPKEEIERWQKKDPIKRYERFLFKNKILVKQEVEMIRKEVEQEVNNSFAFALSSSYPKEMELTKYVFKE
- a CDS encoding pyruvate dehydrogenase complex E1 component subunit beta, encoding MSLKNRKLQYSLAINEAIHQMMEIDESVFLIGQGVKSPWYVGNTARGLLERFGDERVIDTPVSENAITGAAVGAAIAGMRPIVVHPRMDFMMYAMDPIINESANWHYMFGGNSTVPVVIWSIINRGGEQAAQHSQSLHTLCAHIPGLKVVMPATPYDVKGLMIAAIKDDNPVIYIDDRWLYNLEGDVPEEIYSVPIGKGIICKKGKDITLVSVSYMAIEAIKAAEYLKKEGIDVEVIDLRSVKPIDKELLFESVKKTGRLIIADCGWKTCGFAAEISAMVCENIFEYLKSPIARITLPDTPAPASFALEKVYYPKSDNIIAKIQEVLKWETK
- a CDS encoding DegT/DnrJ/EryC1/StrS family aminotransferase, translated to MGNQIRFVNYPRQYQQLKSEFDSVFERIMSNGDFILRQDLEEFEHNIAQYVGTKHAIGVNTGTDALYLSAHALDFGAGDEIITVAHTFVATIGAIVQCGATPILVDIKDDFNIDVDQIEPAITPKTKGIIPVHLNGHSCNMDRIMQLAQKYNLMIIEDAAQALGAKFKGKRCGSFGHTSIFSFYPAKMLGTAGDGGIICTDDDRLARKLRAFRDNGRVDTVEVIECFGWCSRLDNLHAALLNMKFKYFDKWVNRRREIARLYDEGLSNIPEVITHPRPNDDYFDVYQNYVIRTKRRNELAQYLRKCGIEILISWPTPLHKQKALGLSDFSLPVTEQISTEVISLPMYPELTDDEVQIVIETIYDFFKKE